In a genomic window of Rhodovulum sp. P5:
- a CDS encoding FAD-binding oxidoreductase, with protein sequence MTDHTAALDELRAQLGDRLVTTQAELDLHARNETYYPFSPPDAVAYPETTEEVAAILKTCNAHRCPVVAYGAASSLEGQHLATAGGISLDMARMNRVLTVNAEDLNVVVQPGITRKTLNEELRATGLFFPVDPGADASIGGMAATRASGTTAFRYGTMRENVLALEAVMADGTIIRTGSKARKSSTGYDLTHLLVGSEGTLGILTEVTLRLQGVPEAISAATCRFASVEDAVNCVILTVQSGLPVARIEMLDEMMVKGFNIYSKAGLPEAPHLFLEFHGSPAWVAEQMASFGEIAADFGAEGFQTATKTEDRNALWDMRHKAHYASTSFFPGKKLMTTDVCVPISKLAEAVTRSQAESRRLGLTCTIVSHAGDGNYHCGLSVDPGDADEMDRGREFSHTLAELALELGGTVSGEHGIGLGKMKYMDAEHGAALTYMRAIKAAFDPHDILNPGKMLPPPSA encoded by the coding sequence ATGACCGATCACACCGCCGCCCTTGACGAGTTGCGCGCGCAGCTGGGCGACAGGCTCGTCACCACGCAAGCCGAACTTGACCTGCATGCCCGTAACGAGACCTATTATCCCTTTTCCCCGCCCGATGCCGTCGCCTATCCGGAGACGACCGAAGAGGTCGCGGCCATCCTGAAGACCTGCAATGCCCATCGCTGCCCTGTCGTGGCCTATGGGGCCGCCAGTTCGCTGGAGGGGCAGCACCTGGCAACCGCGGGCGGGATCAGCCTTGACATGGCGCGGATGAACCGGGTGCTGACGGTCAATGCCGAGGATCTGAACGTAGTGGTGCAGCCGGGCATCACCCGCAAGACCCTGAACGAGGAATTGCGCGCCACCGGCCTGTTCTTCCCGGTCGATCCCGGGGCCGATGCCTCCATCGGCGGGATGGCGGCGACGCGGGCCAGCGGCACCACCGCCTTTCGCTATGGCACCATGCGCGAAAACGTTCTGGCGCTGGAGGCCGTGATGGCCGACGGCACGATCATCCGCACCGGCAGCAAGGCGCGAAAATCCTCCACCGGTTATGACCTGACCCATCTTCTGGTGGGCTCCGAAGGGACGCTGGGGATCCTGACCGAAGTGACCCTGCGCCTTCAGGGTGTGCCCGAGGCGATCTCGGCCGCGACCTGCCGCTTTGCGAGCGTAGAGGACGCGGTGAACTGCGTGATCCTGACCGTACAGTCGGGCCTGCCCGTGGCGCGGATCGAGATGCTGGACGAGATGATGGTGAAAGGGTTCAACATCTATTCAAAGGCCGGCCTGCCAGAGGCCCCGCATCTGTTCCTTGAATTCCACGGCTCGCCCGCCTGGGTCGCCGAACAGATGGCCAGTTTCGGCGAGATCGCGGCCGATTTCGGCGCCGAAGGGTTCCAGACCGCGACGAAGACCGAGGATCGCAATGCGCTGTGGGACATGCGGCACAAGGCGCATTACGCCAGCACCTCGTTCTTTCCCGGCAAGAAGCTGATGACCACCGATGTCTGCGTGCCGATCTCCAAACTGGCAGAGGCGGTAACGCGCTCTCAGGCGGAATCCCGGCGTCTGGGCCTGACCTGCACCATTGTCAGCCATGCGGGTGACGGCAACTATCACTGCGGGCTGAGCGTCGATCCCGGGGATGCCGACGAGATGGACCGGGGGCGCGAGTTTTCCCACACGCTGGCAGAGCTTGCGCTGGAACTGGGCGGCACGGTCAGCGGCGAACACGGGATCGGGCTGGGCAAGATGAAATACATGGACGCCGAACATGGG
- a CDS encoding LysE family translocator yields MLTFAAAVLFLIITPGPGVLSAAGMGSAYGFRPGLRYVLGLFLGSNLVGLTVISGVAAIVLSVPVIRVVLMGASVAYLTYLAARIAFAGSRIAFIEAKTPPGVMAGVLLQIINPKAYAVNTTLFAGFAFAPENLVFETAAKLVIMNAIWIPIHLGWLWAGASLHRLNISEAGHRRINYLMAASMLVVVALAILSGLNTE; encoded by the coding sequence ATGCTGACATTCGCCGCCGCCGTCCTGTTCCTGATCATCACGCCCGGCCCGGGTGTGCTGTCGGCGGCGGGCATGGGGTCTGCCTACGGGTTCCGGCCCGGTTTGCGCTATGTGCTGGGGCTGTTTCTCGGCTCCAACCTTGTCGGGCTGACGGTGATCTCGGGCGTGGCGGCCATCGTCCTGTCGGTGCCGGTGATCCGCGTGGTGCTGATGGGCGCGTCGGTGGCCTATCTGACCTATCTCGCCGCGCGCATCGCCTTTGCCGGGTCCCGCATCGCGTTTATCGAGGCGAAGACACCCCCCGGCGTCATGGCCGGTGTGCTCTTGCAGATCATCAACCCCAAGGCCTATGCCGTGAACACCACGCTTTTTGCGGGGTTCGCCTTTGCGCCGGAAAACCTTGTCTTCGAGACAGCAGCCAAGCTGGTGATCATGAACGCAATCTGGATTCCAATTCACCTCGGCTGGCTGTGGGCGGGGGCAAGCCTGCACCGGCTGAACATCAGCGAGGCCGGGCACCGGCGGATCAATTATCTCATGGCCGCGTCGATGCTTGTCGTCGTGGCGCTGGCCATCCTTTCGGGACTGAACACGGAATGA
- a CDS encoding SDR family oxidoreductase: MQLFDLSGRTALVTGASMGIGFALARGLAQAGARVVLNARNAERLANAGETLRAEGAEVATLPFDVTDAGAVRTAIDGYEADTGPIDILVNNAGMQHRTPLEDFPVDAFDRLMRTNVNSAFYVGQAVARHMIGRGAGRIVNIASVQAALARPGIAPYTASKGAIANLTKGMATDWARHGLTCNAIAPGYFDTPLNAALVADPEFCAWLEKRTPAGRWGRVEELVGACVFLASDAASFVNGHTLYVDGGITASL, encoded by the coding sequence ATGCAGCTTTTCGATCTGAGCGGCCGGACGGCCCTTGTGACGGGCGCGTCCATGGGCATCGGCTTTGCGCTCGCCCGCGGACTTGCACAGGCCGGTGCGCGGGTGGTGTTGAACGCACGCAATGCCGAGCGCCTTGCCAACGCGGGCGAAACCCTGCGCGCCGAGGGGGCAGAGGTCGCGACACTGCCTTTCGACGTGACCGATGCAGGGGCTGTGCGCACGGCCATCGACGGGTATGAGGCCGACACCGGCCCCATCGACATCCTTGTCAACAATGCCGGCATGCAGCACCGCACGCCGCTGGAGGACTTCCCGGTCGACGCATTCGACCGCCTGATGCGGACCAATGTGAACTCCGCCTTCTATGTCGGGCAGGCCGTGGCGCGGCACATGATCGGGCGCGGCGCCGGGCGCATCGTCAATATCGCCAGCGTGCAGGCGGCGCTCGCCCGTCCGGGCATCGCGCCCTACACCGCGTCCAAGGGCGCCATCGCCAACCTGACCAAGGGCATGGCGACGGACTGGGCGCGGCATGGACTGACCTGCAATGCCATCGCGCCGGGCTATTTCGATACGCCCCTGAATGCCGCGCTGGTGGCCGATCCGGAGTTTTGCGCCTGGCTGGAGAAACGCACGCCCGCGGGCCGCTGGGGCCGGGTGGAGGAACTGGTGGGCGCCTGCGTGTTCCTCGCCTCCGACGCCGCCAGTTTCGTCAACGGGCACACGCTTTACGTCGACGGCGGCATCACCGCCAGTTTGTGA